The Halotia branconii CENA392 region GCAGCACAATTAATCCAGACCGCTGCATCTTTTAATATTGAAGTAATTTTACTCGTAGCGCCTACCAGTTCACAAGATCGGATTATAGCGATCGCTCGTCAATCTCAGGGATTTATCTACCTAGTCAGTGTCACAGGTGTTACAGGTATCCGTTCTCAAATCCAAGACCGCGTCAAACATCTGATCACAGACTTACGCAGCGTCACCGACAAACCCATCGGCGTAGGTTTTGGCATCTCAGGGGCAGAACAAGCACATCAAATCAGAGAATGGGGTGCAGACGCAGTAATCGTTGGTAGCGCCTTCGTCAAACGCCTCGCCCAGAGTACTCCCACCGAAGGACTACAAGCCGTAGAACAACTTTGCCGCGAACTCAAAACAGCAATAACCCCTGCATCCTTACAACAAGTTGGTGCTGCTAAGTAAAAAATCTTGGTATTTTTCTACCTTTGCGTCTTTGCGCCTTTGCG contains the following coding sequences:
- the trpA gene encoding tryptophan synthase subunit alpha; protein product: MTSISDSFQTLRDRQQCALIPFITAGDPNLETTAEALRILDRNGADFIELGVPYSDPLADGPVIQAAATRALQRGTKLEQVLQMLQTVSPSLKAPIILFTYYNPILHRGIKTFLTQIAAAGVRGLVVPDLPLEEAAQLIQTAASFNIEVILLVAPTSSQDRIIAIARQSQGFIYLVSVTGVTGIRSQIQDRVKHLITDLRSVTDKPIGVGFGISGAEQAHQIREWGADAVIVGSAFVKRLAQSTPTEGLQAVEQLCRELKTAITPASLQQVGAAK